A single Chrysiogenia bacterium DNA region contains:
- a CDS encoding phosphohydrolase: MLSNAHNALLEELTARYRGALGADEATYLGHVRRVLGFYASLRGAPLDERDIVAAFFHDLGIWTDRTNDYLPPSIEAARAYLEETGRAGDADLVTAMIDNHHKLRAYAGPHEERVEPFRRADLVDFSFGLYSAGLPRQELRAAFTEIPPGAFRRFLIGLAGKWLLKYPTRPFPIFRL, from the coding sequence ATGCTCAGTAACGCTCACAACGCGCTGCTCGAAGAGCTCACCGCGCGCTATCGAGGCGCACTCGGCGCCGACGAGGCCACCTACCTGGGACACGTGCGCCGCGTGCTCGGTTTCTATGCAAGCCTGCGCGGCGCGCCGCTTGACGAGCGCGACATCGTCGCCGCCTTCTTCCACGACCTGGGCATCTGGACCGACCGGACCAATGACTACCTGCCGCCCTCGATCGAGGCGGCCCGCGCCTACCTCGAAGAAACCGGCCGCGCCGGTGACGCCGATCTGGTCACAGCCATGATCGACAACCACCACAAGCTGCGCGCCTACGCCGGTCCCCACGAAGAGCGCGTCGAGCCCTTCCGCCGCGCCGACCTCGTGGATTTCTCATTCGGCCTCTACAGCGCCGGCCTGCCAAGACAGGAACTTCGCGCCGCCTTCACCGAGATTCCGCCGGGCGCCTTCCGCAGGTTCCTCATCGGCCTCGCAGGCAAGTGGCTCCTGAAGTATCCGACCCGGCCGTTTCCGATTTTTCGGCTGTAG